Proteins encoded together in one Mycobacterium sp. MS1601 window:
- a CDS encoding methylated-DNA--[protein]-cysteine S-methyltransferase → MIRYRTIDSPIGLLTLAGRGPVLTNLRMVDQTYEPDRADWTLDDRAFPDAVEQLDAYFAGELSSFDVHMEFHGTPFQCRVWEALRTIPYGETRTYGEIAQQIGSPTAFRAVGLANGHNPIAVIVPCHRVIGANGSLTGFGGGLPRKRALLDLERNASNLTLFS, encoded by the coding sequence ATGATTCGCTATCGCACGATCGACAGTCCCATCGGTCTGCTGACTCTGGCCGGCCGGGGCCCGGTACTCACCAATCTCCGGATGGTTGACCAAACGTACGAACCGGATCGCGCCGATTGGACACTTGATGACCGGGCTTTCCCCGATGCAGTGGAGCAGCTCGACGCATATTTTGCCGGTGAGCTGAGCAGTTTTGATGTGCACATGGAATTCCACGGAACACCTTTTCAATGCCGAGTCTGGGAGGCATTGCGCACCATTCCGTACGGTGAAACACGAACATACGGAGAAATTGCACAGCAGATCGGTAGTCCGACCGCTTTTCGAGCAGTTGGCTTGGCCAACGGGCACAATCCGATTGCCGTGATAGTGCCCTGCCATCGCGTTATCGGCGCAAATGGGAGTCTGACCGGATTTGGTGGCGGACTACCCCGCAAAAGGGCCCTTCTCGACCTGGAGAGAAACGCCTCGAATCTGACGCTGTTCAGCTGA
- the murA gene encoding UDP-N-acetylglucosamine 1-carboxyvinyltransferase, translated as MSERFVVTGGNRLAGEVAVGGAKNSVLKLMAASLLAEGTTTITNCPDILDVPLMAEVLRGLGATVELEGDVVRITSPDEPKYDADFAAVRQFRASVCVLGPLVGRCKKAKVALPGGDAIGSRPLDMHQAGLRQLGATCNIEHGCVVAHADTLRGAEIQLEFPSVGATENILMAAVVAEGVTTIHNAAREPDVVDLCVMLNQMGAQITGAGSSIMTIVGVPKLYPTEHRVIGDRIVAATWGIAAAMTRGDISVTGVDPSHLQLVLHKLHDVGATVTQSDDGFRVVQYERPKAVNVATLPFPGFPTDLQPMAIGLAAVADGTSMITENVFEARFRFVEEMIRLGADARTDGHHAVVRGIPQLSSAPVWSSDIRAGAGLVLAGLVADGDTEVHDVYHIDRGYPLFVENLKSLGAEIERVT; from the coding sequence GTGAGTGAGCGTTTCGTTGTGACCGGTGGGAACCGGTTGGCCGGCGAAGTTGCTGTTGGGGGAGCCAAGAACAGCGTGCTCAAGCTGATGGCGGCAAGTCTGCTGGCTGAAGGCACGACCACCATCACCAACTGCCCGGACATCCTGGACGTTCCACTGATGGCCGAGGTCCTGCGGGGGCTGGGAGCCACCGTCGAACTCGAAGGCGACGTGGTGCGTATCACCTCGCCCGATGAGCCCAAGTACGACGCCGACTTCGCCGCCGTGCGGCAGTTCCGTGCGTCGGTCTGTGTGCTCGGGCCTCTAGTCGGTCGCTGCAAGAAGGCCAAGGTGGCGCTACCTGGCGGCGATGCGATCGGATCGAGGCCGCTGGACATGCACCAGGCCGGCCTGCGTCAGTTGGGTGCGACCTGCAATATCGAGCACGGCTGTGTGGTAGCGCACGCCGACACGCTGCGTGGCGCGGAGATCCAGCTGGAGTTCCCGTCGGTGGGGGCTACCGAGAACATCTTGATGGCGGCGGTGGTCGCCGAAGGTGTGACAACGATCCACAACGCTGCGCGTGAACCCGACGTAGTGGACCTCTGCGTGATGCTCAACCAGATGGGTGCCCAGATCACGGGGGCGGGATCGTCGATCATGACGATCGTCGGCGTACCGAAGCTGTACCCGACCGAACACCGGGTGATCGGCGATCGAATCGTCGCTGCGACCTGGGGGATTGCCGCAGCGATGACGAGGGGCGACATCTCGGTGACCGGCGTCGACCCATCGCATCTGCAATTGGTGCTTCACAAACTGCACGATGTCGGGGCGACCGTCACGCAGAGCGACGATGGCTTCCGCGTCGTCCAGTACGAACGGCCCAAGGCCGTGAACGTGGCGACGCTGCCGTTCCCCGGATTCCCAACCGATCTGCAGCCGATGGCGATCGGGCTTGCCGCGGTTGCCGATGGCACCTCGATGATCACCGAAAACGTCTTCGAGGCCCGATTCCGGTTTGTCGAGGAGATGATCCGGCTCGGCGCCGATGCCCGCACCGATGGACATCACGCCGTCGTGCGGGGGATACCGCAGCTGTCGAGTGCGCCTGTGTGGTCCTCGGATATCCGCGCCGGTGCCGGCTTGGTGCTCGCCGGCCTGGTCGCCGACGGTGACACCGAAGTTCACGACGTTTACCACATCGATCGTGGGTACCCGCTGTTCGTCGAGAATCTGAAAAGCCTGGGAGCAGAGATCGAGCGGGTGACCTAG